TAAACAATCATGCCTATTGGTGTCAGCCCGGCATACAGATAGCGTCGGGAGATGAGCTGGCCGGGACCAGCGGGTAAATCCAGTTCAGCTATTAATTGCTGGCCGTGAAAGAAAAAGGCTCGCTCCTGATCGCCTTGCTTGCGCCAGATACGTTGGCCAAAGGCATCGTGCCGGTACTCGACCAAGGTGGTGTGTGCTGTTTGCACACGCTGCAAGCGTCGGTTCGGACCGTAGTCCAGATTCAAGTTACCGACGGCTTTCGTCGTGCCGGTGGAGGAGCGCTGAATGGAAGCAGCTGGCTTTGGATGGCGTGCAACAAGTGCGCCGCTGTCGTTCCAGGCCAGCCACTGTGCTGATTCGGTCTTGCCCTGACGGAAAGCGATCAGCCGCTGTTTAGTGTCGTAGTGCAAAAACCAATGGCGTGTTTCTTGTAGCAGCGGGTACTCATGGCGATCCTCCAGCACTTTGCCTTGAGCATCCAGACGGCGGGCTTGTGTCCAGACGGGTTTGCCATCGGGCTGCAAAAGCATCAAATCCACGGCCTGTCCGGCGCTGTTTGCATGGCTGATCAATTGAAGGCCATTGCCCCAGGCATAGCCCACCTCTTGTGCGTGAATCACGGTCTGGCGTTGCCCGGTTTGCGTGATCCATTCCAGAGACTGCAAGCGTCCGTGCGCGTCCCAGCGATAGCGTAGTTGTCCGCCCTCCGGCAGGGTGTGCTGCGTCAGCCTGCGTTGCTCGTCGTACTCAAAGCGCTCGGTCCAGCTTTGACCGGGGCTATGGCTACGTTCCAGACGGCGCTCTTGTAATAGGCCTGCCCGCAACTTCAACCATTGCGTTTCCATGGGATGACGAATGCGCAGCGCACCAGGTCCAAGCCAGTCCAGTTCACTGCGCTCGGTTTCATGGCCTTGTTGATGTTCAAGACTGCTCAAACGCCCCCGTTGATCGTATCGAATGTGGAGCGAACCTCCTTCGGCGTATTCGAGGCGCCTCAGTTTGCCATTCGGGTTCCAGCGCCGTGTTTCGCCTCCATGCTGGCTTGTTGCCCAGTTTTGCAAGCGCCCTTTTTCATCCAGCTCGAAACGTAATGGCCCCCAGCCGCCCTGCCGTTGCTCCAGCCCAGAGAGTGTCCCATTGGCACGGCGTTGCGCTGTCCATGGCCCGGCCTGCAACCAGCGCCCTTGCGGGTCGTACTGCCATTCCGTGCTTTGGACGGGGCAAGTGTCACATAGGCGGCTTTCCAGTTTTTGTAGCCGCTGCTGGCCTTGATAGTCTCGGTAGTGGAAGCGATGCCGCTCTGTGCCTATGGACCATTCGCTTAGGCCCGGCTCATAGCGTGCCGTCCAGTCCTGATTGAAGGCGTGGGAGATCAAACGGCTGACTCGGCCTTGGGCGTCGTACTCCCATTGCTGCATGGGCTGAGCCGTTTGCCCAGGCGCTTGCAGGCTGGTGCCACCTAAATGATGTGACCAAGGCGCAGGAGCTGGATGATAGAGGCGTTGCATGCCATCCGGACGGCTGACGCTGGCCAGCCAGATTTGCTGATCGTGCTGTTTCAGAAGCAAGCGAAACGGCCCGGCCGGGGTTTTAATATTGATGTCTGTGTCTGTGTCTGTGTCTGTGTCTGTGTCTGTGTCTGTGTCTGTGTCTGTCGGCGCGGTTGTGGTTGCCGCCGCTGTCGCTGCCTCTTCTGCTTCTGCAGCCCTTATCGCCGTTGTGGCATTGGCTAGGGATCTGGTTTTGGTTTGGGGTTGAACTTGTCTTGGAGTCTGAACTGGAGTTTGGTTTTGCCCTGGCCCATGTCCTTGTTTCTGCCCCTGTGGCGACACCTGCTCCTGCGCTTGGCTTTGCCAATCAAACACCAGCGTTTGGCCTAAATGATTGCGCACAGTTTTAACCGCATACGCCTGCGGATGCGTGCCCGGAAAGCGTTCTATATCCAGCCATTGCTGGGTCGAAACACGCACATGGGTCAACCAGCCCTGCTCGTCAAAACGC
This genomic window from Alcaligenes faecalis contains:
- a CDS encoding phospholipase effector Tle1 domain-containing protein; this encodes MPSALLSWLILLLITLPSLAWSQSSLECPLPPSSTRCAPAAALGEQAEPAPDMGLLNPVDLLSGQKYQSDTDLPLSQAWPLLQLQRHWNGQGRNPTPTLGHTGWALNYDLQLRQQGHALFMPDGRQTRLYPPAQVQGTGWFWQGPNGLILRFDEQGWLTHVRVSTQQWLDIERFPGTHPQAYAVKTVRNHLGQTLVFDWQSQAQEQVSPQGQKQGHGPGQNQTPVQTPRQVQPQTKTRSLANATTAIRAAEAEEAATAAATTTAPTDTDTDTDTDTDTDTDTDINIKTPAGPFRLLLKQHDQQIWLASVSRPDGMQRLYHPAPAPWSHHLGGTSLQAPGQTAQPMQQWEYDAQGRVSRLISHAFNQDWTARYEPGLSEWSIGTERHRFHYRDYQGQQRLQKLESRLCDTCPVQSTEWQYDPQGRWLQAGPWTAQRRANGTLSGLEQRQGGWGPLRFELDEKGRLQNWATSQHGGETRRWNPNGKLRRLEYAEGGSLHIRYDQRGRLSSLEHQQGHETERSELDWLGPGALRIRHPMETQWLKLRAGLLQERRLERSHSPGQSWTERFEYDEQRRLTQHTLPEGGQLRYRWDAHGRLQSLEWITQTGQRQTVIHAQEVGYAWGNGLQLISHANSAGQAVDLMLLQPDGKPVWTQARRLDAQGKVLEDRHEYPLLQETRHWFLHYDTKQRLIAFRQGKTESAQWLAWNDSGALVARHPKPAASIQRSSTGTTKAVGNLNLDYGPNRRLQRVQTAHTTLVEYRHDAFGQRIWRKQGDQERAFFFHGQQLIAELDLPAGPGQLISRRYLYAGLTPIGMIVYQPDGQGQLYYLHSDLMGAVRLISDQQTKPVWAADLNPFGQAEPLLETLEFNLRLPGQYAESATGWHDNLLRTYLPEHGHYLEPDPLGPWPQTQAVGYAQQQPLRHIDPTGLLLFAFDGTRQAPITNSNVWKLSQLYQDGAVHYAKGPGDPVTLNWDALTAWRAGRILESQWNNFLNRMQEQGPAPSAVPVDLLGFSRGAALARDFSNRILDHVQQGWFVLNDPQRGAIRACITPRFLGLFDTVAQFGLGGGSNSQYRLGVSDAWSWVAHAVAMHEHRAYFPLSALTEAMNTVEMPFIGAHSQIGGGVLPDENEETISDLDKVALAWMHWQARATGLALAELGHIDLSVLHPVLLDMRLPGLRLTQGSLRGVDSHGQGQNLMYQDLHPRLGQATQQSMETVIKRHNSWRIRPGNQVGWVDMDAYDTWLHNHLGWERQAS